CTCTCTACCTTGAGGGACTTCGGGATGGGAAAGAAATCCTTGGAGGAGCGAGTGGTGGAGGAAGCTGGATTTCTGTGCACTGCAGTCAATTCTGAAGAAGGTTTGTCACATCCAGAAGCACGGGGAAATCATAGGAAAAGGCAATACAGGAATGCAGAGAGAGAAGTAACACTACAACCACTCCCGTTTGCATGCCGTGCTCTCTTCCTAAGCAAAAGCAGTGTTTCCAGTCTATATGCATTATAGACCCTGCTCTACCTTGAAGCCACTTCTACTTTACACAGTGGGGCTACTGTAACACTAATCCACTTGAAACAGGAGATAAAtaggaaataaacagaattaaagaGGTAAAATATAATTATTCCCAGAGCTGGGTAACTATTACCGTTACGAAGTTTAGTGGAACATATTGATATTATCACATGCAGTAAAAGTGCAGCTGAGAGTTTTCACAGCACATTGCCTGTCATCTAGACACAAAGCAAAGTGTTATCTGTGAAGTCACAGAACAGCCCTGCAACTCCGCTCTTCTTGGGAGTTTTCTCCTTTAAACAAGGATCAACCAAATAGTGGTAGGAGACGAATCTTCACTTCCTAGTACGATGCATTTGTACTTTGAGTGCTTTTGGGGGCTTTTTCTCTTGAAGGCATCAAGGAGGCATTTGCGTATTCTTGTTGCTGACAGCTGAGGCCCAGCAGCTTGGTGTTGCTTACCTTCATTGCTTGGTGTCCTTTGCCATTTTTAGGTCGTCCTTTCGATTTACGTTTTCTTGTAAATAATGCAGTCTGCAACATCATCTGCACCACCGTCTATGGAGAGCGGTTCAGCTACGGTGATGAGACATTCAAGAAGCTGTTACATTTGTTTGAAAACTCCCTAAAAGAAGAAGCTGGATTCCTGCCTCAGGTAAACCAAGAGCGTAATATGAACTGTAAGAAGCTGCCCTCTGTTGCTTGAGAGAGCACTGtgtttttgttagttttctttttgcatcacataatatcttctctctctctctctggttcTGGCATCCCAGCTTCTTAACGAGGTGCCCATTTTGTTGCATATCCCCGGAGTGCCACAGAAAGTCTTTCGAGGGCAAAAGGCGTTCATGGACTTCATAGACGTGCTCATAGATAGGCACATGGAGACCTGGAACCCTGCTTACATCCGAGATTTCACTGATGCGTTtttaaaggaaatggagaaggtaGGGTGACACCACCAGAACCTCAGGGTCCAGGGGCAATTCCTCTGCCTGTTCAAGCTTGTTGATAGAAGCTGACTTTCCTCATAAAGCTGTATAAAACCTCTTATTAATTTCCTACTTTTTCATTCCATGTTGTATCTTGAGAAGAAAGGTGTTAACTTCTTCATGCTGTAACCTCCTTTATTATCTTAAGAGACCATATTATCTGCTGATGTTCTTGTACGCATTTTCTACCTTCACATTCCCCTCACTGTCTAGCAACTCCCATTCTTTCCAGCCTACACCATTTTGACGGCATTTAAAAGGCAATGATTGAGAATTCACTAGTATTTCTAAGTTTCCACCAGGGGACAAGTCAACACGTAAGATTCTGTGTACGTCAGTGCCTTAATGACTGATGTCTCAAAATCAGTGCAGAACTGCAGCAACAGACAGGCTTTTTGGCATCATTGCCCAGTCCGTAGCCTGTCTTTGAATCAAGTTATGACTTGGAAAGACAGCATCTCCTTTGGGATGTGTATCTTTGAATTGCTTGCTGAGAATTAGTTCCCTACAGATCAGATGAAGGCCTAAATCTGAACCTCGCTGAAATTAAAAGGAGTCTTTCCTTTGATTCAGTCAGGCATGAAGTCAGTATAAAATCAAAGGTACTTGCGTCAGCCCATCCATCCACCATATGTTTCTGCACATGGATTCCCTAAATTTCAAGTGCCAGATGAGCAATTGTAGCAAATTCTGCCTGGGAATTGCTTCCGCCATCCGAGTCCTCAGGCTGGACTGCTGCTCTGCATAACAAACCCTGCTGTGCTGCGGGCGCCGGGGCACCTCCAGTCCATGCATTAGCCCCCCTGAGCTCGCACGGGCAGAGCAACGTGACCTATGTTCCTCTGCACCGAGCAGTACTATTTGAGGCTGGATGAGACCATGTTGCCTCTTGTCACATCCCTCTTCTGTTCGCTAAGGTCCCCTGATAAGCCAGTCTGATAAATCCTTCTACCGGGTTAACTTTGGTCAGTCAGCCACGTGGCTCCCTTGCCAGAGATCTTTTATTGGAGTAACAGTTGAGTCTTAAATGCCTTATTAACTGCTATCCATATTACAACAGCATCAAAATATACAGAATAACTTAACAGAAGCTAGTCCCTAGGAAAGGAAAGTATAAAGAGGATTAGAAAAGACAAGCAGATGAACTCATGCAGAGAGCTTGTCATATCTCATATGCTAACAAATTTGAGCTCAATTAGCATTTGGATGAGAGACTAGTTTTGCTGAAATTGGTGTTGCAGACTTAATAGGCAGCAATGATGCCctgatccttcttttttttttttttttgaattgtaaGAAAATAGCAGGGCAGAAGCAGGGAGAATCTGTAATGCATAGCTATAGACAACCCCCTCAAAATACTGTTAATTTTGCATTTGCCACATCAGTGCAGCCTCCTCTCTACTTGTGTGGGTTTTATGACCTGATCAACCCTGAATAACAGTGTTCCCCCTCCTCTGGGGGAGGATGTTACCGCAAGTGGCTGGGGCCTCTTGTCTGTTTGAGTGGAGAGCACAAAAGACGTTCACATCTGTCCTGAAGGCAGGTGTAGCGTTCATCTCTCAGGATACGGGAGGTGACCGGTGACCTTCAAATACAGGAGGTAACACAGTGACCAAACTACATCAGTCATACACAGAGCATTGCCTGTGTTGTCCTCTACTCTCCCAATGAACTTCTGGGTCAGCAAAAACGGATCTAGTGCTTCTCAGTACTTCTCTGGAACAATGGTCTTCTCACCCAGCAAATACCCCAGCTCCAATCACCCACTTCTTTGCCCTCCACAGGGTAAGGCGGCTGAAGAGAGTGGTTTCACCTATAACAACCTTCGTCTGGTGACCGCAGACTTGTTTGCAGCTGGTTCTGAGACCACCTCCACCACTCTCCGGTGGGCACTTCTGTATATGCTTCTCCACCCGGAAATACAGAGTAAGTCAGAAGACAGGCAGAGGTGTGGTGTCTTCTCTTCAACCCTCATTTTTCTGCGAGGAGgcttggtttggggattttgcaATGAGGAACAGCCTTGGTGATTGTTGGTCTGGCAGAAACCAGGAGAAACAATTCCCAAACATAGCTGTTCTGGCAGGGACCTGTGGCAGGGGAGAAGCCCTGATAAAAAGATGAGTTGGAAGGGCAAGTTTGTGCTCGCCTTCATTTTGAAGGCTACTTGGGGACTTTCAGTGGCCACAGTACCCTCTTTCCGGTATCTGGAATAGATGCTAATCTCTTAATTCTCTAATGGTGCGTGCCCAGGTACGCTTTCAGCTGCATAGAGAGGGGTAAGGTAGGATGTTGACTGACGAGACCTTTATTAAAGACACTATACACAAAGAACAGATACACAGGTGGCTCTGAGCAACTGAAAACAGATGCATTTCCCtctattttctgttcctttctctaATTGCTTGTCCTGCTCTCACCCAGTGTCTACAACCTCATGCTGCCAGCCTTCCTACAGCTTGTACCAGCCCCTTCTCTTTATCTAAGGGCACTCTAATTCCTTAGCTGTGCTGCTTTCAGGTAAGGTCCAAGCAGAGATTGATATGGTGATTGGCAGAGAGAGATCACCCACCATGAAGGACCAAGTGAGCATGCCCTACACCAACGCTGTGATCCATGAAGTGCAACGCTACGGGGATGTTGTTCCTATCGGACTACCGCACATGACGTACCGGGACACCGAGTTGCAAGGCTTTTTCATTCCCAAGGTGACCGTGGCCAGATAGGCAACACAGCGTCCTCTGCCTGTGCAGATGCCAGGCCTGGGGTGTGGGTGACCTCACGCAACATTGCAGCCTTACACTTCTAGCCCCAAATTACAGTCACTAGCGAGCACTGAAGtaggacattttaaaatgtgttctgtTTTAAATAAGATACAGAAGAGAAGATCGGTGCCTTATTCTGAAGCACTGCATGATGGTTGCATTAGATGGGAGACACGGACCAAAGAGGGATCAGCACTGATCTGTTGTGCCGAGGTAATGCTGCTGTTCTCACATAAGTTGTCTCCTTTTGTGGATGAGCACAGGGTACGACAGTCATCACCAACTTGTCTTCCGTGCTGAAGGATGAGACAGTCTGGGAGAAGCCAAACAAGTTTTACCCCGAACACTTCCTGGATGCGAATGGGCGGTTTGTGAAACCAGAggctttcctgcctttctcaGCAGGTAAATCTGAGGAGGGGATCCCTCTGCAAGTCAGAGGCACAGCAGGAGGGGTGATCTGCTTCTCCCACGGTGATTTCAGCGTGGTTTAATGTCCTCTTTCACTGACACTTTCTACTCCCTCTCTTGCAGGTCGCCGTGCATGCCTGGGGGAACAGCTGGCCCGGATGgagctctttattttctttaccacTCTCCTGCAGAAATTCACCTTTGTGCTCCCCGAGGACCAGCCCAGGCCACGGGAGGATGGTTGCTTTGCCCTCACGAGCTCTCCATACCCATACCTGGTGCGAGCTGTCCCAAGATAAGTGCACACCACTCTCCTGTCACTCAGAGACTACCACCAACGCAAACTCTGTCAGAAATGTTGCAGGGCTAGGCAGGGTCATGCTGGGTTCTGCTCAAGACCCTGCTCTCATCTGCCTGTGCAGATGCCCCCAGCTGTGTAAAGTAAGGATCTGGCCCAGTATATAGCTTAGCTTAATTCCAATCCTGGATCTTGAATCAGACAGCCATAGCAGGTTACGAATGACCGACAAGTTTGCAAGTATATGTGTGCCTAATTAGCCAGCTCTGCTGTACTTTGGGCTCTCGTCGTTTGTAGAGGCAGTTTGCTGAGCACACAGCTACTGAAAGAATTATTAGTCCTAAATCAGTTTACTGAAATACAAGGGTATCCTGGGTAAAAGACAACCCTGGGGTCTTGCACATTCTAAGAGCACAAAAACTTGCAAAAATCGGTAAGGTACTCCTGGGCCCACTCCCTTCCTTGTTAGCCCCATTGCATACCCAGCCATGCTCTGCCTCCCATGCAGTGCCATCCCACAGCCGCGGGTGCCTCTGCTCGGTGCCCAGAGGAGACCAGATCTGACTCGATTCCTGCAAAAACAATCCATCAGCTGATCTGGCATGTGCTGCTGGTGGGCAGGGACATAGCTTCAGGTCTGTCAACAAGGTGACATTTAAATGCAGTTTCAGAACAGCGCTCCTGAATAATAAATATAGACCCATCCAATTAATATAGATCCCCTTCGTTCCTTCTTGTTTATTGCATACTCCTGTCCATTGCGCATACACTGCATTGCCTTCATTTATAGCCCCAAAGAAACTAAGTTTTAGCCCAGAGAAATGCCTGACAATCCTTATGTCACACTATGCCTCCCGTAGGAGTAAATACCAAGGAGTAGTACACAAATAATCCATATGGTGTTTCAGCCACAGAAGCAGGTCATTTGTGAAATACAGAAATTCCTATATTTTAAGAGGAATCCAGGTGTTCAGATTTACCCTCTCCTATCTAAATAATTCCTGAAAACCGCTTTTTTCAGCATTACATAAAGTAATATCTCAGGCAGGTTTGGAACTCACAAAGGAATGGAATTATGCTGTTTGAAACAGCTGCAGATTTCCgagctgcctttctctttctccctgcaaTATTCCTGACAAATTGTTTTGCAAGGTGTTAAGATACGTTAATGTTTAGATTAGTAGTAACTGCCTTTTAACCACATGGCTGAAAAGACCATAGCATAAAGGAGCTTCTACATTTAATCACAACTGAAGAAAGCCACATTCACATCTATCTTTCTAATAACTAATTTTGGAAGCTATGAAAGCTATTGAATTATGCAAATACTTAATACCGTTGTTAAGATTTTTACTTCAGCGGGAGCTGCACATTTATGcttttcatctgcaaaataatCCAAAAGAATAAAAGTGGTCTGAAATTCTTCTattcccccctctcctctttgTGGCTGTCTCACAGACCTGCCTCAGAAACTCACGTGACAATTCTCTCCTTACAGCCAGCAGCCCGCCTGTTTCGTTCAAGATCTTTTCAGTGTTACTTTTCTGTTTGGTTCAATGACACTGAGCTGAACATGCTTGGGTTTATAGTTACCAGCACACACAgaagtgtctttaaaaagaagcTGTCAGTGAACTAAACTTTAAACTGGAATGATTCCAGCAATCACGTATTTGGACAGAGTGCAGGTATAGCTGGAGCAGGGACTTTTTAGCATGCAAGAACGCGTTGAAGGAAAGCCAACCTTCATGTGCAAACATCAGTTGGTGTGCCGCTTGGGAGGCAAAAGGGAACAAATAGATCATTGCAAAATACACATCTAGCAACGATAATCGTGAAGGGGAAAGCGtctccaagccaaaaaaaaaccccgtgcAGCGGGTGCTGGGCTGAGGGCAGGCGCTGTCACACCACGGGGAGGAGGCGGGAGCTACTGTGAGGATGGGGCCCTGGCCGAGAAGCGTCCTGCGGCCTCCTCTCACCCATCGCCCCGGGGCCTGCGCCTGCGGGTGACCCGGCGGTGGCAGGGACCGGGGTGAGGGCTCACCAGGGGCCTGCGGTagctgctgctctccccctcGGTCGCTGTCGTGAGGCCCCGGCACCTCGCGCCTCGGTGAGCCCTGCGAGATTAAACCCGGCCCTCCTCGTACCAAGCCGGTGCTGCCCTTGCCTCGCTcggttttccctttccctccgGCACTCCTTCGgaccccccaccgcccccgcgccCGGTCCCTCCCGCCGGTGCAGGCCGTGAGGGGCGGGGCAGGCCCAGCCGCCCCGGGAGGCAGGGCACACCACGGCCCCGCCCACCCACTGATTGGCTCCTCCCCGCAGCCAGCGATGATTGTCCCTTCTCCCAACCAATCAGATGGGAGGTCACCGCTAGTTGCCCGGCCCAAAAGGCTGGAGTGGCAGCGCAGCCGGCTAATAGAAGGCCGCCGTGCCCGTGCGCGTCTCCCACCGGCGGCGGGGGAAGGAGTGGCCGCCGCGGCGGCTGCAAAAAGATGGCGGTGGCGGGGAAGGGAGCGGTGTCCGCGGCGGTGAAGCCGATCTTCAGCCGGGACCTGGGCGAGGCGAAGCGGCGCGTGAGGGAGCTGTACCGGGCCTGGTACCGTGAGGTGCCTAACACGGGTGAGGGACGCGGAGCCGGCGGCGCATGCGCGGGCGGGAGCGCGAGCTCAAGGTCGTAACGGCCGCCCCGCAGCCGTTGGGCTCTTAAAGGGCCCGTCGGGGGTGGGTGCCTGGTACCCCCGGTGTGCGGGGTTCAGCCGCGGCCCTTTCCCCGCCCTGGCCCGCTCCGTGCGGGGGAGGGCAACGCGGTGGTGCGGGGCCCGCGGGCTGTGGGCCGCTCCCCGGCGCAGCGCAGGCCCACCGGGCTGGCGCGGCCGGGGTTGCCTTGCCGTTACCGGGAGGGAGAATCCCCTGTCTCCTCATGCCTTGCTTGGCTTTCCGAGCTAAGCGGAGGAGAAATCTGGCTTTCATTTTCCAGAATAGGGGCGCCTGGCACGATTGTCTGCCTCCTTAATGTTGCACTGGGACTCGTACTGCATCTGTGTCGTTTATTCGCTTTAAATTAATCTTGTTAGCTGGCAGACATCGCAAGAATAAACGACCGTGTAGTGTTTTGTAGGGTTGAGTTGcgtggaaaaaatgaaaagcaatatagATGACCTCTGTGGGCATTCTGGTTTCCCTAGTGCACCTGTACCAGCTGGACATCACAGTGAAGCAGGGGCGTAACAAGGTGCGGGAGATGTTCATGAAGAACGCCCACGTTACAGATCCACGGGTGATAGACATGCTGGTTATTAAGGTATGAACAAGTTACTCCCATTTTGTTGAAGCTGCAGAGAATGTGAGAATGGATAATTAGTGGTGAGTGTGATGGAGCAGAGGGACAGTTTTTATCTCAGCTTGCACTATGGAGGAGTTCTCTCTTGCGATCCAGATTGGTTTATCTCTGTCAACAAACCTGTTGATAAGGGATTGAGCTGCTTTAGCATGCAGAGGAACAGGGTCTTAACTCACCTAAGTCAAGAGCTGCTAGAATACAGATTTCTGTCACTCAGTGTACTGGCTCTTCCAGTTTGCAGATCTTTAAAAGGGGAAGTGTATGGCAagcaaaatggtattttaaatactatgttcgggtttgggttgtttttttcctagaaaacaaTGGCAAtcaaagaaaggggggaaaagatgCTGCTACCAAATTTACCAATAAAAATCACCTTTCTACTCCTTACAGTACCCCCTTAGATTGGGATGTGGTTTTGTTCACCGATTCTGAAACATACATTAGAGTGGTGGTACTTGGTGGGAGGCTGGCCAAACACCTTGAGTCCATAACACATCTGGCTATGTCTGGTTCACAGTAATCAGCCCACCAAGAGTAGGACAAGGCTTTGAAATGGGTCTGAGCAACAATAACTGACTGCTGCAGTTCCAATGCATTAGAAAGCTTCCAACCAAGGACTGCTGTGCTCACCAGCCTTGCGTTTCGAGACAGGTAGTCTGTCTTTACGTGATGAAAAAAATGGCAACAGAATCCTTGATGATACAATAGGTGACCATTACATGCTCTCTCATTCTACCCTATGTTGCCATCCTCCAAAACCAGTACAATAATTCCCAGACTGGAGTCATGAAGAAGTTATGTTTAATATCTCTGTGGTAGTGATACTAGTGCAAAGCACTTAACAGCAATTTTACTTAGTTTTACAGCTAACTTGCTGctattcaaaaaaattaaatggagttGCGTGAAAGTTAGGGATGCTACGTAGAATTTCATGCTGGTCATGAGAGAAACAAGCCAGGTTCTAAGAAGGGGACAGGGTCCCTTGTCTattctgtggggctgggaagcTGTGTTCTAGAGACAAGCAACTTGTTAATACAGGCCGTGAAGCATTAAAATCACGAGGCAGGAACagtatatatatttgtgtataggTGTATTTGCCTATAGTATAGGCGATGCAGGCAGTCTTTAGGAATACAGAATTGTTAATGCAGCTATCTTAAGGGTGTTTCTAAGTGCATTCAAATAACCTTCATAGTCCAGTATAGTTAGAATCAGGCTCTAACTGCAAAGTAGTCTAAAATTCTTTTGTCTGTGCGCAGGGAAAAATGGATCTTCAAGAAACCATTCAGGTATG
Above is a window of Larus michahellis chromosome 1, bLarMic1.1, whole genome shotgun sequence DNA encoding:
- the CYP2D6 gene encoding cytochrome P450 2D6, yielding MSLLLWLGSQLSSCWSNISVLGVFLTVFTLLLDFMKRRKKWTRYPPGPMSLPFIGTMLYVDFQNPHLSFNKLHKKFGNVFNLQNCWSNLVVLNGYKAVKEALVHRSEDFADRPYFPVYEHLGYGNKSEGIVVARYGHVWKEIRKFTLSTLRDFGMGKKSLEERVVEEAGFLCTAVNSEEGRPFDLRFLVNNAVCNIICTTVYGERFSYGDETFKKLLHLFENSLKEEAGFLPQLLNEVPILLHIPGVPQKVFRGQKAFMDFIDVLIDRHMETWNPAYIRDFTDAFLKEMEKGKAAEESGFTYNNLRLVTADLFAAGSETTSTTLRWALLYMLLHPEIQSKVQAEIDMVIGRERSPTMKDQVSMPYTNAVIHEVQRYGDVVPIGLPHMTYRDTELQGFFIPKGTTVITNLSSVLKDETVWEKPNKFYPEHFLDANGRFVKPEAFLPFSAGRRACLGEQLARMELFIFFTTLLQKFTFVLPEDQPRPREDGCFALTSSPYPYLVRAVPR
- the NDUFA6 gene encoding NADH dehydrogenase [ubiquinone] 1 alpha subcomplex subunit 6, translated to MAVAGKGAVSAAVKPIFSRDLGEAKRRVRELYRAWYREVPNTVHLYQLDITVKQGRNKVREMFMKNAHVTDPRVIDMLVIKGKMDLQETIQVWKQRTHIMRYFHETETPRPKDFLSKFYAGHDP